The DNA segment TTAGCCCAAGTGAGATTCTGATTAGCAAATCAAATAAAAATGATTTTAAAGAAGCTTTTGGCTCAGATCATCACATATTTATTATTGACGAATGGGTTTTTAATAGTGAATATGCTTTCGAAACCCTGACCAATCACTTTGGAACAATCTCCTTGAAAGGTTTCGGAATTGACGATTTGCAGGAAGGAATTATTTGCTCAGGAGCGATTTTATTTTATCTGTCCGAAACACAGCATAACAAACGAAATCATATAACCAATATCCATCGCATTGCCGAAGACCAATACGTATGGATGGATCGTTTTACCATCAGAAACCTTGAACTTTATCATAGTTACAATCCCAATGCGGTGACGTTATTGGATATTATCGATAGAACGATTTCGCCAATGGGCGGGCGTTTGTTGAAACGGTGGTTGGCTCTTCCTTTAAAAGATGCAGTCAAAATTAGCAATAGACATGATGTTGTGGAGTATTTGATGCAAAATGAACCTATCATGTCTAAAGTGCAATCGCAGATAAAGCAAATTTCAGATTTAGAAAGATTAATTTCTAAAATCGCTGCTGCAAAAGTAAGTCCGAGAGAAGTTGTTTTCTTAAAAAATTCTCTTGATGCAATTATTCCAATTAAGAAGCTTGCGCTAAATTCTACCCAAGAAGCTGTGCGAATGATTGGTGATAGTTTGCATGATTGCGAATTGCTTCGCGAAAAGATTGGTACGGTACTCAATGCCGAAGCACCGGTGGCTTTGGCAAAAGGCAACGCTATAGCAAAAGGTGTCAGTGCCGAACTTGACGAACTTCGGGCAATTTCAACTTCTGGTAAAGAATTTCTTGATCGCATTGAAGCTAGAGAATCTGCTGCGACTGGAATTACATCCTTGAAAATCTCCTTTAATAATGTTTTTGGATATTATATCGAAGTGCGCAATGCACACAAAGATAAGGTTCCTGAAAACTGGATCAGAAAACAAACTTTGGTGAATGCAGAGCGCTATATCACCGAGGAATTAAAAGAGTACGAATCTAAAATTCTTGGCGCCGAAGAAAAAATTCAGAAAATAGAAGCCGAGCTCTTTGATCAGCTTGTAGGTTGGATAAGCGATTATATCAAGCCAGTACAAATGAATGCCGCTCTCATAGCGCAACTAGATTGTCTGACTGCCTTTGCACAACTTGCCAAAGAAAATAAATACACGCGTCCTGAACTTGATGATAGTTTTGAACTTAAAATAGAAGGCGGACGACATCCTGTAATAGAAAAGCAGTTGCCAATTGGAACGCCGTACATTGCCAATGATGTTTTTCTAGATCGTGAAACCCAGCAACTGATTATGATTACTGGTCCCAATATGTCCGGAAAGTCAGCAATATTACGACAGACAGCTTTGATTGTTTTGATGGCGCAAATGGGAAGTTTTGTTCCAGCCAAGAAAGTTAGTATGGGAGTTGTAGATAAGATTTTCACGAGAGTAGGAGCTTCTGACAATATCTCGATGGGTGAATCAACTTTTATGGTGGAAATGAATGAAACAGCGTCAATCTTGAATAACGTTTCGGAGCGGAGTTTAATTTTGCTTGATGAGATAGGGCGAGGAACTTCTACTTATGATGGGATATCTATTGCTTGGGCTATTGCCGAATATCTTCATGAGCATCCATCGCGCGCTAAAACTCTTTTTGCAACTCACTACCATGAGCTAAATGAAATGCAGGAAATTCTGCCGCGAATCAAGAACTTTAATGTTTCGGTAAAAGAGCTAAAAGACAATGTACTCTTTTTACGAAAGCTCGTAGAGGGTGGAAGTGCCCACAGTTTCGGAATCCACGTTGCAAAAATGGCGGGAATGCCGCAGACAGTAATCTTAAGAGCACAGAAATTATTGAAGCGATTAGAGAAAGACCATTCTGATGGAGCCCTTACTGGAGTTGTATCGGCAAAAGATGAGATGCAGTTGAGTATCTTTAATCTGGACGATCCATTATTGGAAAGTATTAAAGAAGAAATTCTGGGTTTGGATATAAATACATTGACGCCTGTAGAAGCATTGATGAAGTTGAATGAAATAAAAAGAATGCTGATCAAATGATTTAATATTGATTTGCTAATTTGTAGCAAATCAAACCTTTAAAAAAATCTTTCAATTTTTTTAGGTTTTGTGTTGTAATATCCAATAAATGTACATAAATTTGCCACCGCAAGTAGTAATACTGGCAGTTCTTATAAATAATTGCGAAAATAGCTCAGTTGGTAGAGCGCGACCTTGCCAAGGTCGAGGTCGCGGGTTCGAATCCCGTTTTTCGCTCCATCAAAAGTTGATGATCGGATGGTAGGTGTATTTAATTAATTTTTTTTAAAAATTATATCCTCCTCTAAAAGTCGTTACTTTGTTGCTAGATATTTTTTATTAAATTTTATCTAACACAAAAAATTAATGCTCGGATGGTAGATGTATTTAATTAAATTTTTTAAAAAATTATATCTAACATAGAAAGTTAATGCTCGGATGGTGAAATTGGTAGACACGCTGGACTTAAAATCCAGTGAACAGCAATGTTCGTGCGGGTTCAAGTCCCGCTCTGAGTACAAGAAAGCTTCAAACTTATGTTTGGAGCTTTTTTTATGTCCAAAAAGTTTTGATTTGGTTGTCTAATTGATTCGGTTTTAATGCCATCATCTAAATTATAGATATCTATAATCAGAATCAATTATAGCTTTTCAAGATATTTTATAGATTTGAATTGTTTATTCTAATAATGAATTGTAGTAGCGAAGTTATTGCGAGAAGGATGGGAGCGGAAATCCTTTGTTGTGGCTTTGCGGAGCAAAAGCTACAACAAAGATTGGGAGT comes from the Flavobacterium ardleyense genome and includes:
- the mutS gene encoding DNA mismatch repair protein MutS, translated to MAAKNTTPKETPLMKQYNEIKRKYPDACLLFRVGDFYETFGEDAIRASKILGIVLTKRGAGSETETALAGFPHHSINTYLPKLVKAGLRVAICDQLEDPKLTKTIVKRGVTELVTPGVSMNDEVLQSKSNNFLAAIHFGAKSLGIAFLDVSTGEFLTAQGNEEYIDKLLQNFSPSEILISKSNKNDFKEAFGSDHHIFIIDEWVFNSEYAFETLTNHFGTISLKGFGIDDLQEGIICSGAILFYLSETQHNKRNHITNIHRIAEDQYVWMDRFTIRNLELYHSYNPNAVTLLDIIDRTISPMGGRLLKRWLALPLKDAVKISNRHDVVEYLMQNEPIMSKVQSQIKQISDLERLISKIAAAKVSPREVVFLKNSLDAIIPIKKLALNSTQEAVRMIGDSLHDCELLREKIGTVLNAEAPVALAKGNAIAKGVSAELDELRAISTSGKEFLDRIEARESAATGITSLKISFNNVFGYYIEVRNAHKDKVPENWIRKQTLVNAERYITEELKEYESKILGAEEKIQKIEAELFDQLVGWISDYIKPVQMNAALIAQLDCLTAFAQLAKENKYTRPELDDSFELKIEGGRHPVIEKQLPIGTPYIANDVFLDRETQQLIMITGPNMSGKSAILRQTALIVLMAQMGSFVPAKKVSMGVVDKIFTRVGASDNISMGESTFMVEMNETASILNNVSERSLILLDEIGRGTSTYDGISIAWAIAEYLHEHPSRAKTLFATHYHELNEMQEILPRIKNFNVSVKELKDNVLFLRKLVEGGSAHSFGIHVAKMAGMPQTVILRAQKLLKRLEKDHSDGALTGVVSAKDEMQLSIFNLDDPLLESIKEEILGLDINTLTPVEALMKLNEIKRMLIK